One genomic window of Mucilaginibacter sp. SJ includes the following:
- a CDS encoding type II toxin-antitoxin system RelE/ParE family toxin: protein MNVTIKPKALKVIDAIVDFVESKNTPGSGARYALKFKTAIKRLAIPGVQHSICNHEVLAAFKYSCSHFNDWVIAFKIVDGELTVYEIIHGSLLF, encoded by the coding sequence TTGAACGTTACTATTAAGCCTAAGGCCTTAAAGGTTATTGATGCGATTGTTGATTTTGTAGAATCGAAAAATACACCGGGAAGCGGTGCAAGATATGCTTTGAAATTCAAGACAGCTATCAAAAGATTAGCTATACCCGGAGTACAGCATTCCATTTGTAACCATGAGGTTTTAGCCGCGTTCAAATATTCTTGCAGTCATTTCAATGACTGGGTTATAGCCTTTAAAATTGTTGATGGTGAATTGACTGTTTACGAAATTATACACGGGTCATTGTTGTTTTAA